Within Corallococcus exiguus, the genomic segment ATGGCCTCCGCGTCCTCGAAGGCCTCCGCCCACGAAGACTCCACGGGCTCCAGGAGCACCTGCGCCATGTCCGCGGGCTTGAGGTGGACGCCCACGTTCTCCATGCGCGCGCCCAGCGGCGGGTGTGAGTCGAACGGATGGGGTGTCACGGCGCCCTGCAGGTCGTCGTGCACCGCCTCCGACTGGGCGTATTCGGAGAAGCCGTGCGCGACCCGCTGCGAGATGCCCACCGACTGGTGCTGCTCGTCCTGGGCGAAGAGCTTCGCCTCCACGCGGTCCCGGAAGCTCGAGTACGCGCCCACCTTCACCAGCGAGCGGGCGATGTCCTGCCCCGACGTGACACCCGCCGCCAGCCGGTCCGCCGCGAGCTCGCTGGCGCGACGGCTGCGGCCCAGGGACAGCTCGAACAGCCCGCGGTAGGCCGCCATGAAATAGAAGACAGGGCGCGTCACGCCGCCCTCGTACAGCGTCTCCAGGTAGTGGCCGAAGTGCGAGAGCATGGGCGCCAGCCGCTTGCCGTGCCCGGTGTCGCCGCCCAGCAGGTGCCCCATCTCGTGCGCCAGCACGGCCTCCGCTTCGGAGCGCTCCAGCAGGCGCAGCAGGGACAGGCTCACGAAGAGCGTGCGGCCGGAGAGGATGCGCCCGTCCACGCGCACGTCGTTCTCCGTGACGAAGAAGTTGGTGTCGATGCCCGCGAGGATGTGGTCGGGCGGTGTCGTCTGGAGCCGCTCGCACAGCCGGCGCACGCAGGCCCACAGCTCCGGGGCGCGCGCTTCGGGAACCTCTTCCGCCTCCACGTCGAAGTCCATGGGCGGGCGGAGGAAGATGGCCACCACCACCAGGAAGACGGCGGCCGCCGCCATGAGGGCCATGATGCCGATGAGCTTCGGGTAGTAGCGATCGGCCCAGAGCGCGGTCACCCAGTAGGAGAGCCACACCAGCAGCACACCCTGCCCCAGCACCTGGAGCGCGCTGGCGACCCGGAGCACGAGCCAGCCCACCACGAAGCTGCCGTACTGGAAGGGACGCGAGATGAACGCCGCCAGGCCGCACAGGAGCGCGACCGCCGTGGAGGCAAGCCCGAGCGCCAGCAGGACCCAGGAGGCCAGGTACGCCCACCCGAACTGCTTCGCATCCGAGCACGCTTCGCCCAGGCTGTTGCGGTAGCGCGCCAGGTCCTCACTGTCGCTCGTGCAGGCCGCCGACGCGGGGACCTCGCGGTAGAAGGCGAGCGCCTCCTGGCGGTCCTCCGCGCTCAACTCCGTGTCGCGTCCAATCTGCTTCTCGATGACTTCGAACACCTGCGCGTCGAAGCGGTCGGAGGCATGGCCGGAGAACCAGAGCCCGAACAGCGGCAGGGCGAAGAGCAGCAGCGCGGGCAACACGAGGCTGCGGACGAAACCAGGGGACTTGCGAGAAGAGGCCATGATGATTGGGGACGCAGCATAGCGCGGCGCACGCCCTGCCCCATCCCCTGCTCCGTCTCTATCGCGACATGGCCGACCTCGAAGCCATGGAGCGCCTCATGGCGCGGGCGCATGCACGGGCTGGGCGCCAGGCGCGCCATCGTGCACGCATTCGAAGACACCCCGGCGTCCGCTGCCAGTCCCCCGAATTCGCCGTGGTGGACCGCGATCTCGGCCACATTCTGGAGTCCCCCTGATTGCTCCACCCTGCGAAATAGCCCCCACTGAGAGTTCGTTCTCCCGATAGGAGAGCAACCGATCTTCAGCGGGAGCAGAACCCATGTGCCACCTGGCCTTCCCTTCTCCTCAGATGTGGCGCATGCGCGTGCTTTCGCTCGCGGTGATGGGGGCCGCGGCAAGCCTCGCCGCCTGCGCCGCGCCGTCCGCGCTCGCGGTGTCTCCGTCCGGGGTGCCCGCGTTCAGCGAAGACATGCTGTCGCCCGAGTTCTGGATCCGCCGCGCGCCGTCTCCCGATGTGGTGCTGCTCGATGCCGGCCAGGTGGCGGCGAAGCGCGAACTCGCGTTCGGTCCGGAAGGCGGACTGATCGACCTGAAGGCCATCCCCGCCACGCTGACACGGGCACAGGTCGCGGGCTGGGTCAGGGATGCGCAGCAGACGCCCATCAAAGCGGCCATCAACGAGCAGGGCCGCCCCGTGACGGAGGCGATGCTCGACGAGCTTCGCCAGAACGCGTCGGCCGAGCACATCCCTGAAACCACCGCCGCGCGCCATGGCCTCAGCGTGCGGCGCACATATCTGCGCTCGCTGCCGTCCGGCCAGCGGTTCTTCGCTTCGGAAGACCTGCGCGACTACGAGAGCCTTCAGGCCGGCGTCCTGTTCCCGGGCGAGCCGGTCGTCATCGCGCATCAGAGCGCGGACCAGCAATGGCTGTTCGTCCAGACGACGCAGGGTCCCGCGTGGGTCCAGCGCGGCGACATCGCGGAAGGCACGGCGGACGCGGTGTTCTCCTACGTGGCGAAGGCGCCTGGGCGCGTCGTCACCGGCGACCAGGTGCGCACGGTCTTCACGCCGGAA encodes:
- a CDS encoding M48 family metallopeptidase, whose amino-acid sequence is MASSRKSPGFVRSLVLPALLLFALPLFGLWFSGHASDRFDAQVFEVIEKQIGRDTELSAEDRQEALAFYREVPASAACTSDSEDLARYRNSLGEACSDAKQFGWAYLASWVLLALGLASTAVALLCGLAAFISRPFQYGSFVVGWLVLRVASALQVLGQGVLLVWLSYWVTALWADRYYPKLIGIMALMAAAAVFLVVVAIFLRPPMDFDVEAEEVPEARAPELWACVRRLCERLQTTPPDHILAGIDTNFFVTENDVRVDGRILSGRTLFVSLSLLRLLERSEAEAVLAHEMGHLLGGDTGHGKRLAPMLSHFGHYLETLYEGGVTRPVFYFMAAYRGLFELSLGRSRRASELAADRLAAGVTSGQDIARSLVKVGAYSSFRDRVEAKLFAQDEQHQSVGISQRVAHGFSEYAQSEAVHDDLQGAVTPHPFDSHPPLGARMENVGVHLKPADMAQVLLEPVESSWAEAFEDAEAIEARLWGAYEARFSQAHDLALACRYEPSTDEERQHVEKFFPPLVFEGKEAGYEVRMDYSQVSCSEWEEPVEFERIASASTADRMFKKYLDLKVTGEGRFKGGRAICLSKLKEQDAVLEAFERYLGRHRFMKAHRSDSQAA
- a CDS encoding SH3 domain-containing protein; protein product: MRVLSLAVMGAAASLAACAAPSALAVSPSGVPAFSEDMLSPEFWIRRAPSPDVVLLDAGQVAAKRELAFGPEGGLIDLKAIPATLTRAQVAGWVRDAQQTPIKAAINEQGRPVTEAMLDELRQNASAEHIPETTAARHGLSVRRTYLRSLPSGQRFFASEDLRDYESLQAGVLFPGEPVVIAHQSADQQWLFVQTTQGPAWVQRGDIAEGTADAVFSYVAKAPGRVVTGDQVRTVFTPEAPGVSELELDMGVALPRADVSPGEPVNGASSYASWPVQLPVREEDGSLAFRSVLLRRTADTAPGYLPLTRANILRQSFKFLGERYGWGHQFNARDCSGLTSEVYRSMGLLLPPNSGMQGKSAAMNHRLFTAQDSHAERVRALEQAEVGDLVVVPGHVLMIIGHVNGEPYVIQDVPYAVFKDPATQQVRKTKLNQVSVTPLLPLYADDTPLYVDAMTSLVHVTRP